A genomic segment from Octopus sinensis linkage group LG4, ASM634580v1, whole genome shotgun sequence encodes:
- the LOC118762895 gene encoding tigger transposable element-derived protein 1-like: MALIGVWKKLCPQFMNDFKGFDNVAINKTLVTMSKELGMDLEEEDFTDLFENDKKPLMNEDLIELHEQQNKEEEVEPEPHHFTIKKMQQAFACIKNGLSMFENMDPNAQYFSKIMGTCHKALAPYIVILEKKKKTVQGTLNWSFKCIKQQEQPESAVDVDDSQPSTSAM; this comes from the coding sequence ATGGCTTTGATTGGTGTATGGAAGAAGCTATGCCCGCAATTCATGAATGATTTTAAGGGGtttgataatgttgccatcaacaaAACATTGGTGACTATGAGCAAAGAATTGGGAAtggatttggaggaggaggatttcacagatttatttgaaaatgaCAAGAAGCCCCTGATGAACGAGGATTTGATAGAGCTTCATGAGCAGCAAAATAAAGAAGAGGAAGTTGAACCTGAGCCACATCACTTTACCATTAAGAAAATGCAGCAAGCATTTGCATGTATCAAAAATGGTCTTTCTATGTTCGAGAATATGGATCCAAATGCTCAATACTTTTCCAAGATTATGGGGACTTGTCACAAAGCTTTGGCACCTTATATTGTAAtccttgaaaaaaagaaaaagacagttcAAGGAACTCTCAACTGGTCTTTTAAGTGCatcaaacaacaagaacagccaGAGTCAGCTGTTGATGTTGACGATTCACAGCCATCTACATCTGCAATGTAA